A DNA window from Stigmatella aurantiaca contains the following coding sequences:
- a CDS encoding FAD-binding oxidoreductase, which yields MTKELQSWGRFPLATRQTAHALAWQTDRLPATGASLLPYGQGRSYGDSCLNEDGTLLTTHALDRLLGFDIATGVVRCEAGTTLETLLKLAVPRGYFLPVTPGTKFVSVGGAIANDVHGKNHHRAGTFGRHVRRFELLRSDGSRRVCSPEENADWYEATLGGLGLTGVILWADVQMRPIHNPFVLTETVPMANLEDFFELSRQSEQDYEFTVAWVDSLARGRRMGRGLFFRGNFAPPRFDGLPLVKSHLSHGSALAVPFHLPGFSLNWLSVAAFNFLYYRANLLRRGPRLQHYDPFFYPLDAVHHWNRGYGRRGFFQFQCVLPFSTGSDALRAILERSAREVPSPLTVLKTFGHMPSPGWLSFPRPGVTLALDFANRGERTLKLVAELDGITRQAGGAVYPAKDAGMSPENFAAYFPQLERFKRYVDPAFSSSFWRRMNP from the coding sequence ATGACCAAAGAGCTTCAGTCCTGGGGACGCTTCCCGCTCGCCACGCGGCAGACCGCGCACGCCCTGGCCTGGCAGACGGACCGGCTCCCCGCCACGGGGGCCTCGCTGCTGCCCTACGGGCAGGGGCGCAGCTACGGCGACTCGTGCCTCAACGAGGACGGCACGCTGCTCACCACGCACGCGCTGGACCGGCTGCTGGGCTTCGACATCGCCACGGGCGTGGTGCGCTGCGAGGCGGGCACCACGCTGGAGACGCTGCTGAAGCTGGCGGTGCCCCGGGGCTACTTTCTGCCCGTCACCCCGGGCACCAAGTTCGTCAGCGTCGGCGGGGCCATCGCCAACGATGTGCACGGCAAGAACCACCACCGCGCCGGCACCTTCGGGCGGCACGTGCGCCGCTTCGAGCTGCTGCGCTCGGATGGCAGCCGCCGGGTGTGCTCGCCGGAGGAGAACGCGGACTGGTACGAGGCCACCCTCGGCGGCCTGGGGCTCACCGGCGTCATCCTCTGGGCCGACGTGCAGATGCGCCCCATCCACAACCCGTTCGTCCTCACCGAGACGGTGCCGATGGCGAACCTCGAGGACTTCTTCGAGCTCTCCCGCCAGTCGGAACAGGATTACGAGTTCACCGTGGCCTGGGTGGACAGCCTGGCACGGGGGCGCCGGATGGGCCGGGGCCTCTTCTTCCGCGGCAACTTCGCCCCGCCGCGCTTCGATGGGCTGCCCCTGGTGAAGAGCCACCTGAGCCACGGCTCGGCGCTGGCGGTGCCCTTTCACCTGCCCGGCTTCAGCCTCAACTGGCTGTCGGTGGCCGCCTTCAACTTCCTCTACTACCGGGCGAACCTCCTGCGCCGGGGGCCGCGCCTTCAGCACTACGATCCGTTCTTCTACCCGCTGGACGCGGTCCACCACTGGAACCGGGGCTACGGACGGCGGGGCTTCTTCCAGTTCCAGTGCGTGCTGCCCTTCTCCACCGGGAGCGACGCGCTGCGGGCCATCCTGGAGCGCAGCGCCCGGGAGGTGCCCAGCCCGCTCACCGTGCTGAAGACGTTTGGACACATGCCCTCCCCCGGGTGGCTGTCCTTCCCCCGGCCCGGGGTGACGCTGGCCCTGGACTTCGCCAACCGGGGCGAGCGGACGCTGAAGCTCGTGGCGGAGCTGGACGGCATCACCCGCCAGGCGGGCGGCGCGGTATACCCGGCCAAGGATGCGGGCATGAGCCCCGAGAACTTCGCCGCCTACTTTCCCCAGCTCGAGCGCTTCAAGCGCTACGTCGATCCCGCCTTCTCCTCGTCCTTCTGGCGGCGCATGAATCCGTAG
- a CDS encoding NAD(P)/FAD-dependent oxidoreductase: MKPYDVAIAGGGPAGLAVAITAAQRGLSTVVVERGALPVDKACGEGLMPAGLEVLERLGARALLDGQGCSPFVGIRYVQEDGSTAEGVLPAPGGLGVRRVALASALGERARAVGVELRERTVVQGHRRTGTGMVLETSEGRIEARFLVGADGLGSPLRRAEGLEGTVRGPQRFGMRQHFKVAPWTPFVEVHFASGVEAYVTPAGAQRVGLAFLWENGALEHVSFEELLAHFPTLHARLGAAEPDSKVRGAGPLERSARARVADRFALVGDAAGYVDAVTGEGLSLAFTCAEALGQLLPEALVKGASREVLLPYERTFQRAFRKYAWMARALLVLARRPRLRAPVVRWLGRSPWVFERLLGFAVK; the protein is encoded by the coding sequence ATGAAGCCGTACGATGTCGCCATCGCCGGGGGGGGCCCTGCGGGGCTGGCGGTGGCCATCACCGCGGCCCAGCGAGGGCTGTCCACGGTGGTGGTGGAGCGGGGCGCGCTGCCGGTGGACAAGGCCTGTGGCGAGGGCCTGATGCCCGCGGGGCTGGAGGTGCTGGAGCGGCTGGGGGCCCGGGCGTTGCTGGACGGGCAGGGGTGTTCGCCTTTCGTGGGCATCCGCTACGTGCAGGAGGATGGCAGCACGGCGGAGGGGGTGTTGCCGGCGCCGGGGGGGCTGGGCGTGCGGCGCGTGGCGCTGGCCTCCGCGCTGGGCGAGCGGGCCCGCGCGGTGGGGGTGGAGCTTCGGGAGCGGACCGTGGTGCAGGGCCACCGGCGCACCGGCACGGGCATGGTGCTGGAGACCTCCGAGGGGCGAATCGAGGCCCGGTTCCTCGTGGGGGCGGATGGGCTGGGCTCGCCCTTGCGGCGCGCGGAAGGCTTGGAAGGGACGGTCAGGGGGCCCCAGCGCTTCGGAATGCGGCAGCACTTCAAGGTGGCCCCGTGGACGCCCTTCGTGGAGGTGCACTTCGCCTCGGGCGTGGAGGCCTATGTAACGCCCGCGGGGGCGCAGCGGGTCGGACTCGCGTTCCTGTGGGAGAACGGCGCGCTGGAGCATGTGTCCTTCGAAGAACTGCTCGCCCACTTTCCCACCCTCCACGCGAGGCTGGGCGCGGCGGAGCCGGATTCGAAGGTGCGAGGGGCGGGGCCGCTGGAGCGCTCGGCGCGGGCGCGCGTGGCGGACCGCTTCGCCCTGGTGGGGGATGCGGCGGGCTACGTGGACGCGGTGACAGGCGAGGGGCTCTCCCTGGCCTTCACCTGTGCGGAGGCGCTGGGGCAGCTCTTGCCGGAGGCGCTGGTGAAGGGGGCCTCGCGTGAAGTGTTGCTGCCCTACGAGCGCACCTTCCAGCGCGCCTTCCGCAAGTACGCGTGGATGGCCCGGGCCCTGCTGGTGCTCGCGCGGCGGCCCCGCCTGCGCGCGCCCGTGGTGCGCTGGCTCGGCCGCTCGCCCTGGGTGTTCGAGCGCCTTCTGGGGTTCGCGGTGAAGTAG
- a CDS encoding SDR family oxidoreductase, which translates to MKKVLILGATSAIAQATVRLLAARGAALYLVGRNAANLDAVAKDAATRGASKVEQEAVDLDDTAAHEALVERAAQALGGLDGALIAHGVLGEQKACERSWADAQKVLHTNFLSAASLLTVLGNRFEAQKAGTLVVLSSVAGDRGRQSNYVYGASKGALTVFLQGLRNRLAPAGVAVVTVKPGFVDTPMTAHVAKNKLFASPEQVARGILRAADGRKDEVYVPGFWALIMLIIRTIPEGVFKRMKL; encoded by the coding sequence ATGAAGAAGGTCCTCATCCTCGGCGCCACGAGCGCCATCGCCCAGGCCACGGTGCGGCTGCTCGCCGCGCGGGGCGCCGCGCTGTACCTCGTGGGCCGCAACGCCGCCAACCTCGATGCCGTGGCGAAGGACGCGGCCACCCGCGGCGCCTCCAAGGTTGAACAGGAGGCCGTGGACCTGGACGACACGGCCGCGCACGAGGCCCTGGTGGAGCGCGCGGCCCAGGCACTGGGCGGGCTGGATGGCGCGCTCATCGCCCACGGGGTGCTCGGCGAGCAGAAGGCCTGCGAGCGCTCCTGGGCGGACGCGCAGAAAGTGCTGCACACCAACTTCCTGAGCGCCGCCTCGCTGCTGACGGTGCTGGGCAACCGCTTCGAGGCCCAGAAGGCCGGCACGCTGGTGGTCCTCTCCTCGGTGGCCGGAGACCGGGGCCGGCAGAGCAACTACGTGTACGGCGCCTCCAAGGGCGCCCTCACCGTCTTCCTGCAGGGGCTGCGCAACCGGCTGGCGCCCGCCGGGGTGGCGGTGGTGACGGTGAAGCCCGGCTTCGTTGACACGCCCATGACGGCGCACGTGGCGAAGAACAAGCTGTTCGCCTCGCCCGAGCAGGTGGCCCGCGGCATCCTCCGCGCGGCGGACGGGCGGAAGGATGAAGTCTATGTCCCGGGCTTCTGGGCCCTCATCATGCTCATCATCCGCACCATCCCCGAGGGGGTCTTCAAGCGGATGAAGCTGTAG
- a CDS encoding ATP-binding protein has product MAIGLWYGSAVLILPELLDGMEEGIAAFDAEGHILYLNELHERLLGKPCVELLGQSLWTLFPQEVGQPFHQAFLRVAQGGIPESLERQSVPWQRGVGSRLFRTQSGHVCVVTREFSAREGQEPLHSGGLPHPFLLGAALSVWVEDLSLLSALLAKMRTEGGTDVRAFCEAHPDFVQQAVRLVRVLDVNDATVRLFEARDKAEVLDALPRIFLPETLPSVVEELVALSEGRTHFKAEAVMQTLRGRRIHVLLTLAVPAEGTGFQTIVTLSDITERKAAEAERVRHIHHGRLMADVGLVLTQSRTLHDMLHGCAEGLVWHLGAAFAGIWLLDESTNALQLQASSGLLIPPEGLQERVPLGDSPVGRIAQDRAPFLTNVLAGEPSLGVLEWAPKENLVSLAGTPLLLDERLVGVVAIFGREPLTLDVLDVLRLAADSMALGIERLRHEDNLREALLRMEKAEAQARESERTLETLMGNLPGMAYRRSHEPPWRLAYASEGGGPLTGYDFEDFQAWGVSWGSLVHPEDVGAVAAGMEAAIGAREPFTLSYRIRTRAGEERWVWDRGRGLFSAEGQLLAMEGFVADVTAQRRAEEERQKLVHVVERSSDFVGIADTEGRMLFVNEAGLKMVGLGSLEAARGTRILDYFTDEDRPFGENTLLPVMLREGRWEGEFRFRHFQTGQAVPTYFTLFTLRHPQTGALQGIATVTRDITQAKRQEAERAALLEREKAARADSERANQLKDEFLATVSHELRTPLTAMLGWVQMLRTGSLPDHKRQRALETVERNARAQAQLIEDLLDVSRIMSGKLKLEVETVEMTAIVEQALESVRPAADAKGIHLQAALDATGSVLGDAHRLQQVVWNLLSNAVKFTSKGGRVQVMVERQDASVEVTVTDTGAGIPPAFLPHVFERFRQAEGGTSRQYGGLGLGLSIVRNLVEMHGGTVSAQSEGEGQGATFTVRLPLLMAVRKDVAPPLAPREAPLREPPACPPELSGLHVLVVDDEEDTREMLRTLLEGCRARVTCASSAAQGLALLREHRPDALVSDIGMPGEDGYTFIRKVRALDREEGGRTPAVALTAYARMEDRTRALLAGFQSHCPKPVEPMELMAVLASLCSQVGLETEG; this is encoded by the coding sequence GTGGCCATCGGACTCTGGTACGGGTCTGCGGTGCTCATCTTGCCGGAATTGCTGGACGGGATGGAGGAGGGCATCGCGGCGTTCGATGCCGAGGGGCACATCCTTTACCTCAACGAGTTGCACGAGCGTCTGCTGGGCAAGCCTTGTGTGGAGCTGCTCGGCCAGAGCCTCTGGACGCTGTTCCCTCAGGAAGTGGGGCAGCCCTTCCATCAGGCCTTCCTTCGGGTGGCTCAGGGGGGAATCCCCGAGTCCCTGGAGCGTCAGAGCGTGCCCTGGCAGCGCGGCGTGGGCAGCCGGCTCTTCCGCACCCAGAGCGGCCATGTCTGTGTGGTGACCCGCGAGTTCAGCGCCCGCGAGGGACAGGAGCCGCTGCATTCCGGGGGACTTCCGCACCCGTTCCTGCTCGGCGCCGCGCTGTCCGTCTGGGTGGAGGATCTCTCTCTGCTCTCCGCGTTGCTGGCGAAGATGCGGACCGAAGGGGGCACGGACGTGCGCGCCTTCTGCGAGGCCCACCCGGACTTCGTTCAGCAGGCCGTGCGGCTCGTGCGCGTGCTGGATGTCAACGACGCCACGGTGCGCCTGTTCGAAGCCCGCGACAAGGCCGAGGTGCTCGACGCCCTGCCGCGCATCTTCCTGCCCGAGACCCTGCCGTCGGTCGTCGAGGAGCTCGTTGCCCTGTCCGAGGGGCGCACGCACTTCAAGGCCGAAGCGGTGATGCAGACGCTCCGGGGCCGGCGCATCCACGTCCTCCTGACCTTGGCCGTTCCCGCCGAGGGCACGGGCTTTCAGACAATCGTCACCCTCAGCGACATCACCGAGCGCAAGGCGGCCGAGGCGGAGCGGGTCCGCCACATCCATCACGGCCGGCTGATGGCGGACGTGGGGCTGGTGCTCACCCAGAGCCGCACCCTGCACGACATGCTGCACGGGTGCGCCGAGGGGCTCGTGTGGCACCTGGGCGCGGCCTTCGCGGGCATCTGGCTGCTCGACGAGTCCACCAACGCCCTGCAGCTCCAGGCCAGCTCGGGCCTGCTCATTCCCCCTGAGGGCCTTCAGGAACGGGTTCCGCTCGGGGACTCCCCGGTGGGGCGCATTGCCCAGGACCGGGCCCCGTTCCTCACCAATGTCCTCGCGGGCGAGCCCTCCCTGGGCGTGCTGGAGTGGGCCCCGAAGGAGAACCTGGTCTCCCTGGCCGGGACGCCGCTGCTGCTGGATGAGCGGCTGGTGGGCGTGGTGGCCATCTTCGGCCGGGAGCCGTTGACCCTGGATGTGCTTGATGTGCTGCGGCTGGCGGCCGACAGCATGGCCCTGGGCATCGAGCGGCTGCGCCACGAGGACAACCTCCGCGAGGCCTTGCTTCGCATGGAGAAGGCCGAGGCCCAGGCGCGCGAGAGCGAGCGCACCCTGGAGACCCTCATGGGCAATCTGCCCGGCATGGCCTATCGCCGCTCCCATGAGCCGCCCTGGCGCCTGGCCTACGCCAGCGAAGGGGGCGGGCCGCTCACCGGCTATGACTTCGAGGACTTCCAGGCCTGGGGCGTCTCCTGGGGCAGCCTGGTGCACCCCGAGGATGTGGGCGCCGTGGCCGCCGGGATGGAGGCAGCGATCGGCGCCCGCGAGCCCTTCACCCTGAGCTACCGCATCCGGACGCGGGCCGGCGAGGAGCGGTGGGTGTGGGACCGGGGCCGGGGCCTCTTCTCCGCGGAGGGCCAGTTGCTGGCGATGGAGGGCTTCGTCGCCGACGTCACCGCGCAGCGGCGCGCCGAGGAGGAGCGCCAGAAGCTGGTGCACGTCGTCGAGCGCTCCAGTGACTTCGTCGGCATCGCGGACACGGAAGGCCGCATGCTGTTCGTCAACGAGGCCGGCCTGAAGATGGTGGGCCTGGGGAGCCTGGAGGCCGCCCGGGGCACGCGCATCCTCGACTACTTCACGGACGAGGACCGGCCCTTTGGCGAGAACACCCTCCTGCCCGTCATGCTGCGGGAGGGGCGCTGGGAGGGCGAGTTCCGCTTCCGGCACTTCCAGACGGGCCAGGCGGTGCCCACGTATTTCACCCTGTTCACCCTGCGGCACCCCCAGACGGGCGCCTTGCAGGGCATCGCCACCGTCACGCGGGACATCACCCAGGCGAAGCGCCAGGAGGCCGAGCGCGCGGCGCTGCTCGAACGGGAGAAGGCGGCCCGGGCGGACTCCGAGCGCGCCAACCAGCTCAAGGACGAGTTCCTGGCCACCGTCTCCCACGAGCTCCGCACGCCGCTGACCGCCATGCTGGGCTGGGTGCAGATGCTGCGCACCGGGAGCCTGCCGGACCACAAGCGCCAGCGCGCCCTGGAGACCGTGGAGCGCAATGCCCGGGCCCAGGCGCAGCTCATCGAGGACCTGCTGGATGTCAGCCGCATCATGTCCGGCAAGCTCAAGCTGGAGGTGGAGACGGTGGAGATGACCGCCATCGTCGAGCAGGCGCTGGAGAGCGTGCGGCCCGCCGCGGACGCCAAGGGCATTCACCTGCAAGCGGCCCTGGATGCCACGGGCAGCGTGCTGGGGGACGCGCACCGGCTGCAGCAGGTGGTGTGGAACCTGCTGAGCAACGCGGTGAAGTTCACCTCCAAGGGGGGCCGCGTCCAGGTGATGGTGGAGCGCCAGGACGCCTCGGTGGAAGTCACGGTGACCGACACGGGCGCGGGGATTCCGCCCGCGTTCCTGCCCCATGTCTTCGAGCGCTTCCGCCAGGCCGAAGGGGGCACCTCCCGCCAGTACGGCGGCCTGGGGCTGGGGCTGTCCATCGTGCGGAACCTGGTGGAGATGCACGGCGGCACGGTGTCCGCCCAGAGCGAGGGCGAGGGACAGGGTGCGACCTTCACCGTGCGGCTGCCGCTGCTGATGGCGGTGCGCAAGGACGTGGCGCCCCCCCTTGCCCCGCGCGAGGCGCCCCTGCGCGAGCCGCCGGCGTGTCCCCCGGAGCTGAGCGGGCTGCATGTGCTCGTGGTGGACGACGAGGAGGACACGCGCGAGATGCTGCGGACCCTGCTCGAGGGCTGCCGTGCGCGCGTGACGTGTGCGTCGTCCGCGGCCCAGGGGCTGGCGCTGCTCCGGGAGCACCGGCCCGATGCCCTCGTCTCCGACATCGGCATGCCGGGCGAGGATGGCTACACCTTCATCCGCAAGGTGCGCGCCCTGGACCGGGAGGAGGGGGGCCGGACGCCCGCGGTGGCCCTCACCGCGTATGCGCGGATGGAGGACCGGACGCGGGCCCTGCTCGCCGGCTTCCAGAGCCACTGCCCCAAGCCCGTCGAGCCCATGGAGCTCATGGCGGTGCTCGCCTCGCTGTGCAGCCAGGTGGGGCTGGAGACCGAAGGGTAA
- a CDS encoding acyl carrier protein — translation MVELEQEVVGEIRRIALEELEWKGPVEPGHDLLKDLQLDSLGLTVMAVGLENRFRVKLSEEDAAGLHTVADLARLVATRVNASVGGRP, via the coding sequence GTGGTTGAGCTGGAACAAGAAGTCGTGGGGGAGATCCGCCGCATCGCCCTCGAGGAGCTGGAGTGGAAGGGCCCCGTGGAGCCCGGCCACGACTTGCTGAAGGACCTGCAGCTCGACAGCCTGGGGCTGACGGTGATGGCGGTGGGGCTGGAGAACCGCTTCCGCGTGAAGCTGTCCGAGGAGGACGCGGCGGGGCTGCACACCGTGGCGGATCTGGCCCGGCTGGTGGCCACGCGGGTGAATGCCTCGGTGGGGGGCCGGCCATGA
- a CDS encoding fatty acyl-AMP ligase, whose protein sequence is MKGPALPPVKYATVPEMLEATARTALGLTFVDAAEREVAMPWAEVYRRARQTAAGLQRLGVAPGETVAILLPTSPGFMDAFFGVLLAGAVPVPLYPPVRLGRMEEYHRATARMLSVSGAVLVLTETRLKLLLGASVEAARPRFGCRTVEEVSHGEALPVRAVSPQAPGLIQFSSGSTVAPKPVVLTHAALMAQVAALEASLPPRPGEVPVGVSWLPLYHDMGLIGCLLSALYYPGNLVLLPPEVFLARPALWLRALSRHKGFVSPAPNFAYGLCLKRVKDEDLQGVDLSGWKHALNGAEPVSAETLRRFVSRFARHGFSAEALRPVYGLSEAALAVTFPPSGRGLRSRSVDAGVLAREGRVVEGERELVSVGSPVPGFEVAVRDERGHALPELHVGRVYARGPSLMKGYHGDGEATARALGTDGWLDTGDQGFVADGELFLTGRAKDLVIIRGANHAPQAFEECMQAVDGVRVGCAVALGFTPAGGEDEALLILAERAGPAENDGAVEEQVSAAIAQGTGIRPHTVRLLTPGTLPRTSSGKLRRSDALRQFLAGELVAPKKTGPVSLMVEMAKGAWALARTGREG, encoded by the coding sequence ATGAAGGGCCCGGCCTTGCCCCCGGTGAAGTACGCCACCGTGCCGGAGATGCTCGAGGCCACGGCGCGCACGGCGCTGGGGCTCACCTTCGTGGATGCCGCCGAGCGCGAGGTGGCGATGCCGTGGGCCGAGGTGTACCGCCGGGCCCGGCAGACGGCCGCGGGGTTGCAACGCCTGGGGGTGGCGCCGGGGGAGACCGTGGCGATCCTCTTGCCGACCTCTCCGGGCTTCATGGATGCCTTCTTTGGCGTGCTGCTGGCCGGCGCGGTGCCCGTGCCGCTCTACCCGCCCGTGCGGTTGGGGCGGATGGAGGAGTACCACCGGGCCACGGCGCGCATGCTGAGCGTCTCGGGGGCGGTGCTGGTGCTCACCGAGACGCGGCTGAAGCTGCTCCTGGGCGCCTCGGTGGAGGCGGCGCGCCCGAGGTTCGGGTGCCGGACGGTGGAGGAGGTGTCCCACGGCGAGGCGCTGCCCGTGCGTGCCGTGTCCCCGCAGGCCCCGGGCCTCATCCAGTTCTCCTCGGGTTCCACGGTGGCCCCCAAGCCGGTGGTGCTCACCCACGCGGCCCTGATGGCGCAGGTGGCCGCGCTCGAGGCCTCGCTTCCTCCGCGTCCGGGGGAGGTGCCCGTGGGCGTCTCGTGGCTGCCGCTGTACCACGACATGGGCCTCATCGGCTGTCTGCTCTCGGCGCTGTATTACCCGGGCAACCTCGTGCTGTTGCCGCCCGAGGTCTTCCTCGCGCGGCCCGCGCTGTGGCTCCGGGCGCTCTCCCGGCACAAGGGGTTCGTCTCGCCCGCGCCCAACTTCGCCTATGGCCTGTGCCTCAAGCGGGTGAAGGATGAGGATCTGCAGGGGGTGGACCTGTCGGGCTGGAAGCATGCGCTCAATGGCGCGGAGCCTGTCTCCGCGGAGACGTTGCGCCGCTTCGTGTCGCGCTTTGCCCGCCATGGCTTCTCCGCGGAGGCGCTGCGGCCCGTCTACGGGCTGTCCGAGGCGGCGCTGGCCGTCACCTTCCCGCCGAGTGGCCGGGGGCTGCGCTCGCGGAGCGTGGACGCGGGCGTGCTGGCGCGGGAGGGCCGGGTGGTGGAGGGCGAGCGGGAGCTGGTGTCCGTGGGCAGCCCGGTGCCGGGCTTCGAGGTGGCGGTCCGCGATGAGCGGGGCCACGCGCTGCCCGAGCTGCACGTGGGGCGCGTCTACGCGCGGGGGCCCTCGTTGATGAAGGGCTACCACGGGGATGGCGAGGCCACCGCGCGGGCCCTGGGGACCGATGGGTGGTTGGACACGGGAGACCAGGGGTTCGTGGCGGATGGTGAGCTGTTCCTCACCGGCCGGGCGAAGGACCTGGTGATCATCCGGGGGGCCAACCATGCGCCACAGGCCTTCGAGGAGTGCATGCAGGCCGTGGACGGGGTGCGCGTGGGCTGCGCGGTGGCGCTGGGCTTCACCCCTGCGGGCGGTGAGGACGAGGCGCTGCTCATCCTCGCCGAGCGCGCGGGCCCGGCCGAGAACGATGGGGCGGTGGAGGAGCAGGTGAGCGCCGCGATCGCTCAGGGCACGGGGATCCGTCCGCACACGGTGCGGCTGTTGACGCCGGGCACCCTGCCGCGCACCTCCAGCGGCAAGCTGCGCCGGAGCGATGCGCTGCGGCAGTTCCTCGCGGGGGAGCTGGTGGCGCCGAAGAAGACGGGGCCGGTGAGCCTCATGGTGGAGATGGCGAAGGGGGCCTGGGCCCTGGCCCGGACGGGGCGGGAGGGATGA
- a CDS encoding DUF2075 domain-containing protein gives MEGSSLARSPGPSSETISSPALQPRAWLRVQLRDYGKTSDEEKLGQLSAGVEASGFVTQYTEQFRTWRESFSILAEALPLLMSKHPAAAEWTLLLEYPIPRRQKRIDAVILAGTVILVLEFKVGAKRFARSDMWQAEDYALDLRDFHEASRGRPIVPILVATEAPAPSEGRSWDSTFQVHHANQKTLPHTVLRVALQAARAEASPIDAAEWEASSYRPTPTIVEAVQHLFAGNTVRNLSHAYADNLTATVDALAAESRAAQAQSLRTICFVTGVPGAGKTLAGLAAVHEPSVSGGTEGHAAFMSGNGPLVRVLREAIVRNQLRRGVRRGELERKSELLIQNVHEFIEEYGVKNRSSYPHEHVIVFDEAQRAWHADKVGSRHKDVQQSEPAMVLESMARVPHWCVVIALVGGGQEIHSGEAGLEEWGRALKASPVPWRVVVSPEVLSGGTAVAQHFLFDAEPPPHLQVVSVPSMHLSVSVRSPRAQRIAEWVNAVLTLDEERARRAIQEISGFRMALTRDLSVARAWLKDSCRGDRRPGLLASSGSLRHRAYGLELTPGFLDAFPVENWFLDGASDVRSSHCLEVAMTEFKCQGLELDYVGLCWGDDLTVQESRLAWDMRTFKGNGWRRVNRETAQQYLLNKYRVLLTRAREGLVVWVPPGSADDPTREPGRLDRTAAFLERCGVPLLERSLAGQQA, from the coding sequence ATGGAAGGCTCTTCGTTGGCACGCTCTCCTGGTCCAAGTTCGGAAACCATCAGCAGTCCTGCGCTCCAGCCAAGGGCCTGGCTCCGTGTTCAGCTCAGGGACTACGGGAAGACCAGCGACGAAGAAAAGCTTGGCCAGCTCAGCGCGGGGGTCGAGGCAAGCGGGTTTGTGACGCAGTACACGGAGCAATTCCGGACCTGGAGAGAGTCGTTCAGCATTCTTGCCGAAGCGCTGCCCCTCCTGATGTCCAAGCACCCTGCAGCGGCAGAATGGACCTTGTTGCTGGAGTACCCCATCCCTCGCCGGCAGAAGCGGATCGATGCCGTCATCCTTGCTGGAACCGTGATCCTGGTTCTGGAGTTCAAGGTAGGCGCGAAACGCTTCGCCCGCTCTGACATGTGGCAGGCCGAGGACTATGCGCTGGACCTGCGTGATTTCCATGAGGCCAGCCGTGGCCGCCCTATCGTCCCCATCCTCGTGGCGACAGAAGCTCCTGCGCCTTCGGAGGGACGTTCTTGGGACAGCACTTTTCAAGTGCATCACGCCAACCAGAAGACGTTGCCGCACACCGTGCTGAGGGTTGCGCTGCAGGCCGCCAGAGCGGAGGCCTCGCCCATTGATGCGGCGGAGTGGGAGGCCTCCTCGTACCGTCCCACGCCGACCATTGTAGAGGCGGTCCAGCACCTCTTCGCGGGGAACACGGTCCGGAACCTCTCGCATGCCTATGCAGACAACCTGACGGCCACGGTGGATGCGCTTGCCGCAGAGTCACGCGCTGCCCAGGCACAGTCGCTGCGGACCATCTGTTTCGTGACGGGCGTTCCAGGCGCGGGCAAGACGCTCGCGGGGTTGGCTGCTGTCCATGAGCCGTCCGTGTCCGGGGGAACGGAGGGGCACGCTGCGTTCATGTCAGGCAACGGCCCCTTGGTCCGGGTCTTGCGCGAGGCGATTGTCCGCAACCAGCTTCGGCGGGGAGTGCGGCGTGGAGAGCTGGAGCGGAAGTCCGAGTTGCTCATTCAGAACGTTCACGAGTTCATTGAGGAATACGGGGTCAAGAACCGCAGCAGTTATCCGCACGAGCACGTCATCGTCTTTGACGAGGCCCAAAGGGCTTGGCATGCGGACAAGGTCGGCTCCCGGCATAAGGACGTTCAGCAGTCCGAGCCGGCCATGGTCTTGGAGAGCATGGCCCGGGTGCCCCATTGGTGCGTGGTCATCGCGCTCGTCGGGGGCGGACAAGAGATTCACAGCGGAGAGGCGGGATTGGAGGAATGGGGCCGTGCGCTCAAGGCATCCCCTGTCCCGTGGCGGGTGGTGGTGTCTCCCGAGGTCTTGTCGGGAGGGACTGCGGTGGCACAGCACTTCCTGTTCGACGCAGAGCCCCCGCCGCACCTGCAGGTGGTTTCCGTTCCCAGCATGCACCTGTCGGTCAGCGTCCGGAGCCCCCGCGCTCAGCGCATCGCAGAATGGGTGAACGCGGTGCTGACGCTGGATGAAGAGAGGGCTCGCCGTGCCATTCAGGAGATCTCCGGCTTCCGGATGGCGCTCACGCGGGACTTGTCCGTTGCACGTGCGTGGCTCAAGGATTCTTGCCGTGGCGACCGCAGGCCTGGGCTCTTGGCGAGCTCTGGCAGTCTCAGGCACCGCGCTTACGGGCTGGAGCTGACCCCTGGTTTCCTCGATGCGTTTCCTGTGGAGAACTGGTTTCTAGACGGGGCAAGTGACGTTCGTTCCTCCCATTGCTTGGAAGTCGCGATGACAGAGTTCAAGTGCCAAGGGTTGGAGCTGGACTACGTGGGCTTGTGCTGGGGAGATGATCTGACCGTTCAGGAGTCTCGCCTGGCGTGGGACATGCGTACCTTCAAGGGCAATGGCTGGAGGCGGGTGAACCGCGAGACGGCTCAGCAGTATCTGCTGAACAAGTACCGGGTTTTGTTAACCCGGGCCCGGGAGGGACTGGTGGTTTGGGTGCCTCCTGGCAGTGCGGATGATCCGACGCGGGAGCCAGGCCGTCTTGACCGGACCGCCGCTTTTTTGGAGCGCTGTGGGGTGCCGCTCTTGGAAAGATCCTTGGCAGGACAGCAGGCGTAG